A genomic region of Ictidomys tridecemlineatus isolate mIctTri1 chromosome 10, mIctTri1.hap1, whole genome shotgun sequence contains the following coding sequences:
- the Ldaf1 gene encoding lipid droplet assembly factor 1, whose protein sequence is MAKEEPTSTLKDLQELQKKLSLLLESFQNNSKVVAFMKSPVGQYLDRHPFLALTLLVFIAVSAVPVGFFLLLVVFTSLAALVGVILLEGLVISVGGLSLLCVLCGLGFVSVALSGTIMVSYMVVSSLISFWFSPRLLIQQNPRADCQLAMKAADFEGLYQE, encoded by the exons ATGGCCAAAGAGGAGCCCACCAGTACCTTAAAGGACTTGCAGGAGCTGCAGAAGAAGCTGTCTTTGCTGCTAGAGTCCTTCCAGAATAACTCAAAG GTGGTTGCCTTCATGAAGTCTCCGGTGGGTCAGTACTTGGACAGGCATCCCTTTCTGGCCCTCACTTTGCTGGTGTTCATTGCTGTGTCGGCTGTACCTGTTGGGTTCTTCCTGCTCCTGGTGGTGTTCACCTCCTTGGCTGCTCTCGTGGGGGTCATCTTGCTGGAAG GACTAGTCATCTCTGTGGGTGGCCTTTCACTGCTTTGTGTCCTCTGTGGTTTGGGCTTTGTATCAGTCGCATTGTCGGGGACGATCATGGTGTCCTACATGGTGGTGTCCAGCCTCATCAGCTTCTGGTTTTCTCCCAG GCTGCTGATACAGCAGAACCCCAGAGCCGACTGTCAGCTGGCTATGAAGGCCGCAGACTTCGAGGGGCTCTACCAGGAGTGA